In Falco cherrug isolate bFalChe1 chromosome 5, bFalChe1.pri, whole genome shotgun sequence, one DNA window encodes the following:
- the ERGIC2 gene encoding endoplasmic reticulum-Golgi intermediate compartment protein 2 encodes MRRLNRKKTLNLMKELDAFPKVPESYVETSASGGTVSLIAFTTIAFLTIMEFMVYQDTWMKYEYEVDKDFTSKLRINIDITVAMRCQYVGADVLDLAETMVASADGLIYEPVVFELSPQQKEWQRMLQLIQSRLQEEHSLQDVIFKSAFKSASTALPPREDNSLQSPDACRIHGHLYVNKVAGNFHITVGKAIPHPRGHAHLAALVSHESYNFSHRIDHLSFGELIPGIINPLDGTEKIASDHNQMFQYFITVVPTKLHTYKISAETHQFSVTERERVINHAAGSHGVSGIFMKYDISSLMVTVTEEHMPFWQFLVRLCGIIGGIFSTTGILHGFGRFVAEVIFCRFRLGSNRSTSVPLPDGHTSNHLPLMTENSTH; translated from the exons ATGAGGCGACTGAATCGGAAGAAGACCTTGAATTTGATGAAAGAATTGGATGCCTTTCCAAAGGTTCCTGAAAGCTATGTGGAAACTTCAGCAAGTGGAGGCACAG TTTCTCTGATAGCATTTACGACGATAGCTTTCCTGACTATAATGGAGTTCATGGTGTACCAGGACACATGGATGAAATATGAGTATGAAGTAGACAAGGATTTTACTAG tAAGTTAAGAATCAATATTGACATTACAGTTGCCATGAGGTGTCAAT ATGTGGGGGCTGATGTTCTGGATTTAGCAGAAACAATGGTTGCCTCTGCAGATGGGCTAATCTATGAACCA gtgGTATTTGAGCTCAGCCCACAACAAAAAGAATGGCAAAG GATGCTGCAGCTGATTCAGAGTAGGCTGCAGGAAGAACACTCTCTTCAAGATGTGATAttcaaaagtgcttttaaaagtgCTTCTACAGCACTGCCACCACG GGAAGATAATTCACTACAGTCTCCAGATGCATGCAGAATTCATGGTCATCTTTATGTCAATAAAGTGGCAGGGAACTTTCACATAACTGTGGGCAA GGCAATACCACACCCTCGAGGCCATGCACACTTGGCAGCCCTTGTAAGCCATGAGT CCTATAACTTCTCTCACAGAATAGATCATTTGTCCTTTGGAGAGCTTATTCCAGGAATTATTAACCCTTTGgatggaacagaaaaaatagcATCAGATC acAACCAGATGTTCCAATATTTTATCACAGTTGTGCCAACCAAACTCCATACATACaaaatttcagcagaaactCATCAATTTTCAGTGACAGAAAGG GAAAGAGTAATTAACCATGCAGCTGGCAGCCATGGGGTGTCAGGAATATTCATGAAATATGATATCAGTTCACTTATGGTGACGGTGACAGAAGAACACATGCCTTTCTGGCAGTTCTTAGTGAGGCTCTGTGGCATTATTGGGGGAATTTTTTCAACTACAG GAATTTTACATGGCTTTGGAAGATTTGTagcagaagttattttttgCCGTTTCAGACTGGGCTCTAACAGATCCACATCA GTCCCACTTCCTGATGGCCACACAAGCAACCACTTACCTCTAATGACAGAGAATAGTACACACTAG